The window GCGACGGCAGGATCGGTATGCTTCCGCAGGGGTAGATTGCATCTGGGTGCTGCCAGCGGAGCGTTACCTGGCTCTAGCGAAGGTTACAAGGCGCAAGCGGATCAAAGAAGAGTTCGGAGGCAAGTTTCCTGCGTGTGGGCATATTGGCCCTTGTCTTCCTAGCTTGCCAGTCGTGATGCTGCGTGATCCTGCCGCGCGCGAGATCGGGGGCGCATCCCTGCTAGCACCGCTCGATACATGGTGTCGCGCACTCATCGAGCGGCATTTTGTTTGGACCGATGGCACTTGGATCATTGCCGAGGGCTGACGCTTCACAATCAAGGTTTCGGGCGCGACCCTGCCGGGCACGGCTCTATCGGCGCTGCTGGCGCCGACCGAGCCACCGTACCGGCGTCTCGTCCCATTTGGGTCACGATCCCCGCGTGAAGAAGTGTGCCACATGGCACACCCCATAAAACGCGTGAACGAGTAACCATAGGTTACTTTTACCTTGACTTATGTGTAACCATGGGTTACAATTATGGGCACATAAGAGAGGAAAATTATGAAACCAGATGAATTGAAGGCCCTGCGCAAAGGCACAGGATTGTCCCAACAGGGACTGGCGAACGAGTTGGGGGTGAGCCGCAAGTTCGTGAATGAAATGGAAAACGGTGCGCCTATCGACCAACGCACGCAGTTGGCCGTCCAAGCTCTCGCTCGCAAAATGAAGCTGATCTCCGATCTTTATTGGGTGGATGACAGCAATCGTGGCACGCACATTGTCA of the Sphingobium sp. WTD-1 genome contains:
- a CDS encoding helix-turn-helix domain-containing protein; translation: MKPDELKALRKGTGLSQQGLANELGVSRKFVNEMENGAPIDQRTQLAVQALARKMKLISDLYWVDDSNRGTHIVIRRTEREHDRPNALYWGHSEMMLYGEFAHRKHAERWARSLRASENPRNTRTLRRARANEQAEREIAGQE